A single Phycisphaerae bacterium DNA region contains:
- a CDS encoding prepilin-type N-terminal cleavage/methylation domain-containing protein, translated as MRRGRSNQFQRAFTLIELLVVISIIALLISILLPSLATARRVGQRVKCMANLKSIASGAVQYGTDNNDWPPGAPGGSGAYLAGAPLAYGQSVQRYDFLGPLERIWQLGFDFPDQGDTAGVIKRFNRIRSDTMFLCPSNKFLADHFSGLNAGVGPMISYNTSRYQMWVRAASGAQAGIPTDSSTGLSWYNNGFEVKLPQEYKPSITRIGSPSRKIFAADGARFSNSDTPPDYDMTVNGTWGGTFSDSAPFQGPAAGSQSWDRSLAPGNGGNGSVDARIYAFRHANADPGRGARANSYRLNVSFYDGHVETMGDLEASNPHLWIPQGGTIEPGNVLNDVIQAFGINGVTRIGN; from the coding sequence ATGCGAAGAGGCAGGTCCAACCAATTCCAACGGGCATTTACGCTGATTGAACTGCTCGTCGTTATTTCGATCATCGCCCTTTTGATTTCGATTCTGCTTCCGTCGCTTGCGACCGCGCGGCGCGTCGGGCAACGTGTCAAGTGCATGGCAAACCTGAAGTCGATCGCGTCGGGCGCCGTGCAGTACGGCACTGACAACAACGACTGGCCGCCGGGCGCTCCGGGCGGCTCAGGTGCGTATCTCGCGGGGGCGCCTCTGGCGTACGGCCAATCTGTTCAGCGGTACGACTTTCTGGGTCCGCTTGAGCGAATCTGGCAGTTGGGATTCGACTTTCCGGATCAGGGTGACACGGCCGGCGTCATCAAGCGGTTCAATCGAATCCGCAGTGACACCATGTTCCTCTGCCCTTCGAACAAATTTCTGGCCGACCACTTTTCCGGGCTGAATGCGGGCGTCGGTCCGATGATCAGCTACAACACGTCGCGGTACCAGATGTGGGTTCGCGCAGCGAGCGGTGCGCAGGCAGGGATCCCGACCGACAGCTCAACCGGCCTGAGCTGGTACAACAACGGATTCGAAGTGAAGCTTCCGCAGGAATACAAGCCGTCGATTACTCGGATCGGCTCGCCATCGCGCAAGATTTTCGCGGCGGACGGCGCCCGCTTTTCGAATTCGGACACGCCTCCGGACTATGACATGACGGTCAATGGAACCTGGGGCGGGACTTTTTCGGATAGCGCGCCTTTCCAGGGACCGGCGGCCGGCAGCCAATCGTGGGATCGATCGCTCGCTCCTGGCAACGGCGGGAACGGCTCGGTCGATGCCCGCATCTACGCCTTTCGTCATGCCAATGCCGATCCGGGCCGAGGGGCCCGGGCGAATTCCTATCGTTTGAACGTCAGCTTCTACGACGGCCATGTTGAGACGATGGGAGACCTTGAAGCATCCAACCCGCACCTCTGGATCCCGCAGGGCGGCACGATTGAACCGGGGAACGTGCTGAACGACGTGATTCAGGCCTTCGGCATTAACGGTGTGACGCGCATCGGAAACTAA